The Punica granatum isolate Tunisia-2019 chromosome 4, ASM765513v2, whole genome shotgun sequence genome has a window encoding:
- the LOC116202361 gene encoding protein HIGH CHLOROPHYLL FLUORESCENCE PHENOTYPE 244, chloroplastic — MALRFPTQLSTPRHLRHRGGLSWTRALAPDALGSSHSSPPPASFRTGKSRVQQLVTCTAQAPGAVNLAPGTPVRPTSILVVGATGTLGRQIVRRALDEGYDVRCLVRPRPAPADFLRDWGATVVNADLSKPETIPATLVGIHTVIDCATGRPEEPIKTVDWEGKVALIQCAKAMGIQKYVFFSIHNCEKHPEVPLMEIKYCTEKFLKETGLNHITIRLCGFMQGLIGQYAVPILEEKSVWGTDAPTRIAYMDTQDIARLTFIALRKENINGKLLTFAGPRAWTTQEVITLCERLAGQDANVTTVPVSVLRITRQLTRLFEWTNDVADRLAFSEVLTSDTVFSVPMTETYNLLGADPKDIVTLEKYLQDYFANILKKLKDLKAQSKQTDIFF, encoded by the exons ATGGCCCTGAGGTTCCCGACGCAGCTCAGCACCCCTCGCCACCTGCGCCACCGCGGGGGTCTCTCCTGGACGCGAGCTTTAGCTCCGGATGCTCTCGGTTCTTCACACTCTTCCCCTCCCCCCGCGTCTTTCCGCACTG GAAAGTCCCGCGTGCAACAGTTGGTGACCTGCACTGCACAGGCACCCGGAGCTGTTAATCTGGCCCCCGGGACACCAGTTAGGCCCACGAGTATCCTTGTGGTGGGGGCCACTGGGACTCTGGGCAGGCAAATCGTGCGGAGGGCCCTCGATGAAGGTTACGATGTGAGGTGCCTTGTCAGGCCTAGACCCGCTCCTGCCGACTTCCTTCGTGACTGGGGAGCCACTGTCGTTAAT GCTGACTTGAGTAAACCGGAGACCATACCTGCAACATTGGTTGGGATTCACACAGTCATTGATTGCGCAACAGGACGCCCTGAAGAGCCCATCAAGACG GTAGACTGGGAAGGGAAAGTTGCTCTAATACAATGTGCAAAAGCAATGGGAATCCAGAagtatgttttcttttctatccACAACTGTGAGAAGCATCCTGAAGTTCCACTGATGGAGATTAAATACTGCACAGAGAAGTTTCTGAAAGAGACTGGCCTAAACCATATCACGATTCGGTTGTGCGGATTCATGCAA GGACTGATCGGTCAATATGCAGTACCTATATTAGAAGAGAAATCTGTCTGGGGTACTGATGCACCCACACGAATAGCTTATATGGACACTCAG GATATAGCTCGGTTGACGTTCATAGCATTACGTAAAGAGAATATTAACGGGAAGCTTCTCACATTTGCCGGGCCTCGTGCATGGACAACGCAGGAG GTGATAACATTGTGTGAGAGACTTGCCGGGCAAGATGCAAATGTCACAACAGTTCCAGTCTCAGTCCTGAGAATAACAAGGCAACTGACAAGGTTGTTCGAGTGGACAAATGATGTAGCTGATAGATTGGCATTTTCAGAG GTCCTTACAAGTGATACAGTCTTCTCGGTCCCAATGACTGAGACATACAACCTTCTTGGCGCGGATCCAAAGGACATCGTCACGCTGGAGAAGTACTTGCAGGACTACTTCGCGAACATCTTGAAGAAATTGAAAGACCTCAAAGCGCAATCAAAGCAAACTGATATTTTCTTCTAA
- the LOC116206017 gene encoding O-fucosyltransferase 6-like yields the protein MKKKKREVSGSVHHLLLRAKLFHRCRLHGPITGLLPLISAVSGCLLLLFALLSLLSPSPSSGHGRRHVSLLRHHSSLSSGRLRDELEAESISSPRAVFHIPSSGGSLSRDLWSSRLSSFFHGCSNASSRFLTADQKTQPNRYLLIATSGGLNQQRTGITDAVAAAYILNATLVVPKLDRKSFWKDASNFNDIFDVDWFISFLSKDVEIIKQLPEKGGKAWTPHTMRVPRKCTPKCYQTRVLPVLNKKHAVQLGKFDYRLSNRLEKDLQKLRCRVNYHALKFTDSIRDMGKTLVERMRSKSNHFIALHLRFEPDMLAFSGCYYGGGEREREELGAIRKRWKTLHKSNPEKERRHGRCPLTPEEVGLMLRALGFGSDVHLYVASGEVYGGEETLAPLKALFPNFHTKETIATKAELVPFSLYSSRMAALDFIVCDESSVFVTNNNGNMARILAGRRRYFGHKPTIRPNAKKLYKLFMNRTSMTWEEFTSRVRTHQIGFMGDPNEVRPGRGEFHENPSACICESPEAKDMVPHREIPGVEQEDNNSQNSTAELTTEDDQGLSDTEDIENGNNDAAVRRQSNSLQSETLKSEQPELEEIFSD from the exons atgaagaagaagaagagagaggtgAGCGGTTCCGTccaccacctcctcctccgcgCCAAGCTCTTCCACCGCTGCCGCCTCCACGGCCCCATCACCGGCCTCCTCCCGCTCATCTCTGCCGTCTCCGGCTGCCTACTCCTCCTCTTcgctctcctctctctcctctcccccTCTCCATCCAGTGGACACGGCCGCCGCCACGTCAGCCTCCTCCGCCACCACAGCTCG CTTTCTTCCGGTCGGCTCAGGGATGAACTGGAGGCAGAGTCGATTTCGTCGCCGCGGGCAGTGTTCCATATTCCG TCGAGTGGAGGAAGCTTGAGCCGTGATCTGTGGAGTTCAAGATTGTCGAGTTTCTTCCATGGCTGCAGCAATGCCAGCTCACGGTTTCTGA CTGCTGACCAGAAAACGCAACCGAATCGCTACTTGTTGATCGCTACGAGTGGAGGACTGAATCAACAGAGAACAGGG ATAACAGatgctgttgctgctgcttATATTTTGAATGCGACTCTTGTTGTACCCAAGCTTGATCGGAAATCCTTTTGGAAAGATGCGAG CAACTTCAATGATATCTTTGATGTCGACTGGTTCATCTCGTTTCTTTCGAAAGATGTGGAAATCATAAAGCAGCTCCCAGAGAAAGGAGGAAAAGCTTGGACTCCACATACCATGCGTGTTCCTAGGAAATGCACCCCCAAATGCTACCAGACTCGTGTTCTGCCTGTACTTAACAAAAAGCAT GCTGTTCAGCTCGGCAAGTTTGATTACAGGCTTTCAAATAGGCTGGAAAAGGACCTCCAAAAGCTGAGATGTAGAGTTAATTACCATGCTTTGAAATTCACTGATTCAATCCGTGACATGGGGAAAACATTGGTAGAGAGGATGAGGTCGAAAAGCAATCACTTCATAGCCCTACACTTGAG GTTTGAACCAGATATGCTTGCATTCTCTGGATGCTACTACggtggaggagagagagaaagggaagaACTCGGTGCTATTAGGAAAAGGTGGAAAACTTTACATAAGAGCAACCCGGAAAAGGAGCGAAGGCATGGAAGGTGCCCACTGACTCCTGAAGAAGTTGGTCTTATGCTGAGGGCATTGGGATTTGGCAGCGATGTTCACCTGTATGTAGCATCCGGTGAGGTATATGGCGGTGAAGAGACGTTAGCCCCACTAAAGGCGCTGTTTCCAAATTTCCATACAAAGGAGACAATAGCTACTAAGGCCGAGTTGGTGCCATTTTCATTGTACTCATCTCGGATGGCTGCACTGGACTTCATAGTCTGCGATGAAAGCAGTGTTTTTGTCACAAACAACAATGGAAACATGGCCAGGATATTAGCTGGAAGAAG GAGATACTTCGGACACAAACCAACCATCCGCCCCAATGCTAAGAAGCTGTACAAGCTATTCATGAACCGCACGAGTATGACATGGGAAGAGTTCACATCTAGAGTTCGCACTCACCAGATTGGCTTCATGGGTGACCCGAATGAGGTAAGGCCTGGGAGGGGCGAATTCCATGAAAATCCATCGGCTTGCATATGCGAGAGTCCTGAAGCAAAAGACATGGTCCCTCACAGGGAAATCCCTGGGGTTGAGCAGGAGGACAATAACTCCCAGAATAGCACTGCTGAGCTAACAACAGAAGATGACCAAGGGTTATCTGATACAGAGGACATAGAAAACGGAAACAACGATGCTGCAGTGAGACGACAGTCCAACAGTTTGCAGTCGGAGACCCTCAAATCCGAACAACCGGAGCTGGAGGAGATCTTCTCTGATTAA